A window of the Salvelinus sp. IW2-2015 unplaced genomic scaffold, ASM291031v2 Un_scaffold787, whole genome shotgun sequence genome harbors these coding sequences:
- the LOC112068905 gene encoding thromboxane-A synthase: MQMGPLINTATDTLLTNLNCHAESGESFDIHRCFGCFTMDVIASVAFGTQVDSQKDPDDPFVHHAQKFFSFSFFTPIMFVFIAFPFLIPLARVLPNKRRDEMNNFFITCIQKIIRQRDEQPVEERRRDFLQLMLDTRSSKECVSLEHFDVVNHADELAPRHTHTNQQENVDVSHESPNRRSVQTQKRMMSDDEIVGQAFVFFLAGYETSSNTLAFTCYLLALHPECQSKLQAEVDDFFTRYGFMTKRPSPISTPPQL; the protein is encoded by the exons atGCAGATGGGTCCTCTGATCAACACTGCTACTGACACCCTGCTCACCAACCTCAATTGTCATGCTGAGTCTGGAGAGAGCTTTGACATTCACAG gTGTTTTGGCTGTTTCACCATGGACGTGATAGCCAGCGTTGCATTTGGCACTCAGGTGGACTCTCAGAAGGACCCAGATGACCCGTTCGTCCACCACGCCCAGaagttcttctctttctccttcttcacACCCATCATGTTCGTCTTCA TTGCTTTTCCATTCCTGATTCCTCTGGCCCGGGTTCTCCCCAACAAGAGGAGGGATGAGATGAACAACTTCTTCATCACCTGCATTCAGAAGATcatcagacagagagatgagcagCCAGTTGAAGAG CGGCGGCGAGACTTCCTACAGCTGATGCTGGACACGCGGAGCAGCAAGGAGTGTGTGTCGCTGGAGCACTTTGACGTGGTCAACCATGCAGATGAGCTGGCccccagacacactcacacaaaccagCAAGAAAATGTTGACGTCAGCCATGAGTCACCCAACAGGCGCTCGGTTCAGACCCAGAAGAGGATGATGTCGGATGATGAGATAGTGGGCCAGGCGTTTGTGTTCTTCTTGGCGGGGTATGAGACCAGTAGCAACACCCTAGCCTTCACCTGCTACCTCCTGGCTCTWCACCCAGAGTGTCAGAGCAAACTGCAGGCTGAGGTGGATGACTTCTTCACCAGATAT GGATTTATGACCAAGAGACCCAGTCCTATATCAACTCCACCTCAGCTGTAA